The Setaria viridis chromosome 6, Setaria_viridis_v4.0, whole genome shotgun sequence genome contains a region encoding:
- the LOC117861577 gene encoding potassium transporter 26 produces MGRRRRRRRVQEFTPWQVALLGYQSLGVVYGDIGTSPLYTFSSFTLPDPSKDDLLGILSLILWTLTLVSLVKYVFIVLHADDHGEGGTFALYSLLRQHVNFTGKKMPVPVTRLASDSNLKFHSKKSSLQPRMLKFLEGSVIAQAVITYLVLIGTCMVMGDGALTPSISVLSAVQGIQSRSSRITQGHVVLLCVIILVFLFLYQRYGTSKVSFTFTPIMLVWFVLIASIGLYNMIKYYPPVLKAISPHYIYMFFAKNKKAGWEQLGTVVLCITGAEAMFADLGHFNKKSIQMAYSCLVYPSLILAYAGQAAFLIKNPSKLSSTFYSSIPEPLFWPMFVVATLSAIVASQALISASFSIIKQSIALGCFPRVTMKHTSKKYEGQVYSPEINYFLMIACILITVGFKGGPEIGQAYGVAVIWVMLITTHLITVVMVIIWQTNIALAGSFYAVYAILEGLFTISLLYKIAQGGWVPFAITAFFLIITLSWTYGRSKRNEYETNNLMDRQEFIKTVTMSNRVPGVCIFCTDLMNGIPPIVRHYVQHMGCLRELMVFVTVRYLPVTSVLPEERFLFDRQEPFGVYRCIVQYGYMDNQNMDDDEYVGSIIASLKEIAQSADEVAMMDSALANGSTFVFGRVILKMGDKQNCFKRFIINNLYRFLQKNFRSNLSSLKIAPSKTLQIGIQYEI; encoded by the exons tgggccggcggcggcggcggcggcgcgtgcaggAGTTCACGCCGTGGCAGGTGGCGCTGCTGGGGTACCAGTCGCTGGGCGTGGTGTACGGCGACATCGGAACGTCGCCGCTGTACACCTTCTCGTCGTTCACGCTGCCGGACCCCAGCAAGGACGACCTGCTCGGCATCCTCAGCCTCATCCTCTGGACGCTCACCCTCGTCAGCCTCGTCAAGTACGTCTTCATCGTGCTCCATGCAGACGACCACGGAGAAG GTGGTACCTTTGCCCTGTACTCGCTACTGCGTCAGCATGTGAATTTCACCGGGAAGAAGATGCCGGTGCCTGTGACACGGTTGGCATCTGACTCCAATCTCAAGTTCCACAGCAAGAAGAGCAGCCTGCAACCGAGGATGCTCAAGTTCTTGGAAGGAAGTGTGATTGCACAGGCGGTCATCACCTACCTTGTGCTGATTGGGACCTGCATGGTGATGGGTGATGGTGCCCTCACTCCGTCCATCTCAG TTCTATCAGCTGTTCAGGGAATCCAATCAAGATCTTCTAGAATTACACAAG GTCATGTTGTCCTCCTATGCGTGATTATCCTGgtcttccttttcctttaccAACGATATGGCACAAGCAAAGTCAGCTTCACTTTTACCCCAATTATGCTTGTGTGGTTCGTGTTAATTGCATCAATTGGACTATACAATATGATCAAGTATTATCCCCCAGTTCTGAAAGCCATATCACCACACTACATATATATGTTCTTCGCGAAGAACAAAAAGGCTGGCTGGGAGCAACTAGGAACAGTTGTTTTGTGCATAACAG GTGCTGAAGCTATGTTTGCTGACTTGGGTCATTTCAACAAGAAATCAATCCAG ATGGCATACTCGTGCCTAGTTTATCCATCGTTGATCCTTGCATATGCCGGTCAGGCAGCATTTTTGATCAAGAACCCATCTAAGCTCAGCAGTACATTTTATAGTAGCATACCAGAGCCACTGTTTTGGCCCATGTTTGTTGTGGCTACTTTGTCTGCCATCGTCGCAAGCCAGGCATTGATATCTGCCAGTTTCTCCATCATCAAGCAATCAATTGCTTTAGGTTGTTTTCCTAGAGTCACCATGAAGCATACCTCTAAAAAATATGAAGGCCAAGTATACTCTCCAGAGATTAACTACTTCTTGATGATAGCTTGTATCTTGATTACCGTTGGTTTTAAGGGTGGACCAGAGATTGGGCAAGCCTATG GTGTTGCAGTGATATGGGTAATGCTTATTACAACACATTTGATCACAGTGGTCATGGTAATAATATGGCAAACTAATATTGCATTAGCTGGATCATTTTATGCTGTCTACGCTATCCTCGAAGGTCTTTTCACAATTTCACTTCTATACAAGATTGCACAAGGTGGTTGGGTTCCATTTGCAATAACAGCATTTTTCCTTATAATTACTCTTTCTTGGACCTATGGACGAAGCAAAAGGAATGAATATGAAACAAACAACTTGATGGATAGGCAAGAATTCATTAAAACAGTTACTATGAGCAACAGAGTACCTGGAGTATGCATCTTTTGCACAGACTTGATGAATGGCATCCCACCAATTGTGCGTCATTATGTTCAGCATATGGGTTGCCTCCGCGAACTGATGGTGTTTGTCACTGTGAGGTATCTTCCTGTTACATCTGTCCTTCCTGAAGAGCGGTTCCTCTTCGACAGACAGGAGCCTTTTGGAGTTTACAGGTGCATAGTGCAATATGGTTATATGGACAATCAGAATATGGATGATGATGAGTATGTTGGATCAATCATTGCATCCCTAAAGGAAATAGCTCAAAGTGCTGATGAGGTCGCGATGATGGATTCAGCCTTGGCAAATGGATCAACCTTTGTATTTGGAAGGGTCATTTTAAAGATGGGTGACAAGCAAAATTGTTTCAAGCGCTTTATTATTAATAACCTTTACAGATTCCTGCAAAAGAACTTCAGGTCCAACCTTTCCAGTCTAAAGATAGCTCCTAGTAAGACCTTGCAGATTGGAATACAATATGAGATTTGA